The nucleotide window ACCGTTGAGTCCAAGtattcccccagcactgccaaagccacccatgtccccaagtaccacatccacacatctgTTAAATCTGATGATTtcacctctgccctgggctggacaATCTTTCCATGATGAAATTTTCCCTaatacccaacctaaacctcctctggcacacAGTCTGTTCCCAGACTAGCTCATGGTGTTTAGCACATCCTTAATATTCACCccctggtgctgggcaggagctcagctgggtCCTGCATGGATTAAATAAAACTTGGCCAGCTCCTATCTAAATCCTGGCTGAACTGAGTTAGAAAGTTCCAGAACCCCACAGGTAAAGCCTGTGTGAAGTGACAGATACAGTGTCACCTGTGGGACAAGGGACATCCTGGTGCTTGCTCATTAACAGCTGCTCCCTGATTTCCTGAGCCATCTCAAGCAGGTGGTGTTGTCCCAGTGCTCATGTCCCACCAGGGCTGTCAAGCATGCAGCAGTAAAATTCACATATTTTTGTGTTCTGGGAGACTTctaatttttctgcttcaatTCCAGGCTGAGGTAGAAAGGAAACTGTCACAGATGATCTTGGACAAGAAGTTTCATGGTGAGTCTCTGCATCCCTCAGCTCTGATTGCCCCGTGTTTGCACGAGCTGTGGCCTGactccccttcctcctctgaGCACGGGGGTCCTGCTCAGGCAGCAGACAGGTGACAGTCAGGagtgctgttcctgctgctcttaTCACAGATGACACTGGAGTGGCAGGaatgctgttcctgctgctccatgtCAGGAGTGACAGTCAGGAaggctcttcctgctgctccatccaCCTTCCTTAACCCAAGGGttaatttcagaaatgcagtccctctggctgtgacagcatgcaggagcagtgtgggaCCCCCAGGTGAGCTGtctggccaggctgggctctctcTCTTGGAGCTGACCAGGGGTGTGGTCACCTTTCCCAGCTGTCGGTGTCCGGAGAGTTCTGTGGGACGCCCATGGCCCAGTGTGGTGCTGTGGCTTGGCTGGGCCCACAGCAGGCTGCTGCCCCAATAGCCCTCAAGGAACCAGCTGTGCTCTTGgttctgctgtccctgggtgtggctgagccagggcaatgcctgggagcagcacattGGGCACAgagcccacctgggcacagctgcagggtaacccagctgtgctgagccatcctgctgggcacagggccTGAGGAGGCAGGGGGATGGGGGGAATGGGCAGGAATGCTCATCCCCTGGATGGCTTCTCAGGCTGTTCTCTGGGATGTATTTGTTTCTGGGAATGCTAAAGCAGTCCTGGCCAAAGTCAGCCAGTCCAGCCCTTCCCAGACACTGAGTTTCTGGGGTAGGTCCCTAAATCCCTGCTGTCTGGAAGCTGTGATCCATGGAGCAGCCCAGTGCTAACAGCAGCTTGTGCCCACAGGAATCCTTGACCAGGGCGAGGGCGTCCTGATCATCTTCGACGAACCTCCCGTAGACAAAACTTACGAGGCTGCCCTCGAGACGATTCAGAACATGAGCAAAGTAGTGGATTCTCTCTACAACAAAGCCAAGAAGTTGACATAGGTGAGTGGGGCCTCCCTGGGGTGCAGAGCTCGGCAGTCGCTGCCAGGCCCCGCCCTGCTCCGTGTCCCCAGCCTCGTTCCCTCTCCTGTCGAGTGACGtggctctgttttctctttgcagagTTGAATTTGCTAGCTGTCATTTGGAGAGTGTGTGTGACAGGAGAGTGAAACCTTTGGGAAAATGTtaggagactttttttttttcttctttgttctaCTTTTCGCTCGGAAAGTTTTTAAACTTCCTCATCCGGTGCATCTTGTATTCCAGACGATGCGTGTTCCAGTTTCCATGTAATCTTTACTGGCCGAACTTTGTATCTGGGGGGGGAATATTGTTTAAACAAAGAGGGTATtctaaataaaaggaaaaaggcttACACTACCTAAACATGTGCTTTCCACTTCCTGAGGGACGGCAGAGTTCAGCAGGGACAGCGTTTTGTTACCAGTAGGTGCCCAAAACCAGTTTGTTTCATCTCCTCCGCCCTGAAATCGGAGACGTGCTGGCGGTGCCCGAGCAGCCAACTCGATTCCCTTCGTATTGAACCAGACAAACCCAAAATGTACAGACTGCTGGTTTCTTTTCCATCCTCAAGGCCTCCGACCCCCTGGAAAGCAGCTCCACGATGATTTCCTGTCGCTGCAGCCCCGGCCGGCCGCTCTCGGCGAAGGGGACGGCGCAGGTTTCCCTGGAGCCTGACTTGCATGCTCTTGTTTGCAGATAGACTTAGATTTTCCAtgtttcctccctccccacctgcGCTGGTAGGAGGAGCAGGTGATGGTGGAGccactccagctgtgcctgtgctgcagcagcgCTGAGCTCTGGTTCCCCACGCCAGGTGGAACAGCCCGGGGGGAGCTCCCTCCTGGTCCCAAAGTCCTGGGGGGTGGAGCACGGTGTATTCCAGCATGTTCCATTTTCTGGTGAGGTTTCCAGTAAGTTTTAATGCCATTTGGGCAGTGTAAGCTTCTGCATCTCTGTCCTgctcatctttatttttcctttccctgtctcGATTTCCCTCTCCACgtttttcttacaaaatttatattttgtaaaaGGATTCTGTTTtatcaggaaatattttgccttCACACTGACTCTTAGACTGgctgatttttcctctttctgttcaCATTTTGACCTCtccaactttttattttattttattttattattcttaatttccatctcctccagTCAGTcgctgtttgggtttttggcaCCATCAATATCAAATGTACAAACGGTTCTTGCTAACCAACACCAGGTATATCTGATGTTCAGATGAGTTCCaataaagagtttttttttcaaaaacctCTGTCTCCTGTCTtcagctgccagggcagatCCTGGGCTGGGTGCAGCTTCTCCCTTTGCTCAAGGAAGGGTGGGATCCCTCCCCAAAGCATTATTTGGGGTGAAATCCTGGAGACATCAAATATGAACATTTGAGGCAGCATCACAAAAGGAACACATCACATTCCATAAATCTAGCACAACAAGTTCTAGTGCTACTGAATGGATAATATTATTATTAGCACTATTACTGTGGTTGAAAATTGATTAAATGTGGCCTCTCACGCCACCAGCCTTGCCTGATCATGCCCTTACACCATGTTGGAGTCTCACACTGCACACGGCCACGCCTGGATTCCTCgaaaggctggagaggaggTTGAGGGTGTCGATACTGCATCTTGAATTTTCACATCTGAAACTCCTGGGACAGCAGGTGGTGCAGGAAAGAAGCCTGTCCTCAGAGGCAGGAAGATGTGAAGGGTTTCACTCTGCTCTTGTATCTCAGGCAGCAGGGAAGTGCATTTCTAGTTTCaatagttcttttttttaactaattCCTGAGATGCTTCCCCAACATCTCTGTGCAGTTCACTGTGATGCCCCTGAAGTTGCATTTTCCCCAAGGATGTGTCATTTGGATGGGATTTGCTGAATTAAGTGCTAATTGTGGGTGAATGGAGGGAAAGTCATTAACGGAAGCAGGGATaggcaggggctggggtggaGATGGTGGAGTCACAGAATCCTGAGAgagcttgggttggaagggacctaaaacacatccagtgccacccctgccatggcagggacaccttcactgtcccaggctgctcccagccctgtccagcctggcctgggacactgccagggatccaggggcagccacagctgctctgggcaccctgtgccagccctgccctcccagggaacaattcctgcccagtatcccatctaaccctTCCCTCCTTCAGCTTCTGTCCTGTGTCCTTTCTGGGGGTCATGTCCAGCTTCAGCTGTCATACCCCAGTGGGTATGTGACCCCACAGGTGACAATGGGGGGCTGGCAGGTCCCTGTGCTCAAGGCTGAGGGGACATtaccaggagcagggatgatgCAGCTCAGGTGGTGACACCAGCTTTGGTGCCTTGTGTGGGACCAGGGATGTTTAGTCCTTGGAATTGCCTTTGGAACAATGGGGTTTTCTGAGGCACCTCCAAACATATTTAAATTAGGGCCAAACCACCTCAAATTGTAGAGCCTGTTTTTAAACCCTTTTGGCTTAAACTTCATAAGGCTGAACTTAAAGTTGAGTTATTGCTGCTTGGTTCTGGAAGATATTTTAATGGACAAAGGGAATTCTTGGTAAGAGTAGCAcccaggctgggctgtccctgtccctatggATAGCAAAGCCTCCAAAGCCTTTTGAGAGGAGAGAGCCCTTCAGAGAGTCCTGATCACCCCCAAAAACCAGCTCCCACAGAGGGTTGAATGTGCTCTGAAGGACAGGCAGGTTTTTGGGACAGGTCTGTCCTCACGGGagattttggggtattttctttagattttcctgctgtgggagTGGGATTGGCAGCCGCAGGTCCGGGGCAGGGCATAGATAGGCACCCATTGATATCAATGAGTTTGGGCGATTGGCGCAGGGCCGGGATGTGCTCGGGATGTGCCCGGGATGTGTCCGGGATGTGCTCGGGATGTGCTTGGGATGTGCTCGGGATGTGGCCGGGATGTGCTCGGGATGTGCTTGGGATGTGCTCGGGATGTGCTCGGGATGTGCTTGGGATGTGCTCGGGATGTGGCCGGGATGTGCTCGGGATGTGGCCGGGATGTGCTCGGGATGTGCTTGGGATGTGCTCGGGATGTGCTCGGGATGTGTCCGGGATGTGCTCGGGATGTGCTCGGGATGTGCCCGGGATGTGCCCGGGATGTGCTCGGGATGTGTCCGGGATGTGCTCGGGATGTGCTCGGGATGTGCTCGGGATGTGCTCGGGATGTGCTCGGGATGTGGCCGGGATGTGGACGGGATGTGCTCGGGATGTGTCCGGGATGTACTCGGGATGTGCTCGGGATGTGCTCGGGATGTGCTCGGGATGTGCTCGGGATGTGGCCGGGATGTGTCCGGGATGTACTCGGGATATGTCCGGGATGTGCTCGGGATGTGGCCGGGATGTGCTCGGGATGTGTCCGGGATATGTCCGGGATGTGCTCGGGATGTGCTCGGGATGTGCTCGGGATGTGCCGGGGATGTGGCCGGGATGTGCTCGGGATGTGGCCGGGATGTGCTCGGGATGTGCTCGGGATGTACTCAGGATGTGCTCGGGATGTGTCCGGGATGTGCTCGGGATGTGTCCGGGATGTGCTCGGGATGTGCTCGGGATGTGTCCGGGATGTGCTCGGGATGTGCTCGGGATGTGCTCGGGATGTGCTCGGGATGTGTCCGGGATGTGTCCGGGATGTGCTCGGGATGTGCTCGGGATGTACTCGGGATGTGCTCGGGATGTGTCCGGGATGTACTCGGGATGTGCTCGGGATGTGCTCGGGATGTGGCCGGGATGTGTCCGGGATGTGCTCGGGATGTGTCCGGGATGTGCTCGGGATGTGTCCGGGATGTGCTCGGGATGTGCTCGGGATGTGTCCGGGATGTGGCCGGGATGTGTCCGGGATGTGCCCGGGATGTGCTCTCCGCGGCCGGAGCCGGGCCCGGcagccgcggcggcggcggagcggcctCTGAGCGTCGCTGCAGGTCACGGAGAGCGCGGGGGCCGGAGCCTCCCGGGGCCTCTCGCCAGAGCCGGCGCCGCTCCTGTCCCAGTGGGGATGGGATGCCGGTCCCAGTGGGGATGGGATGCCGGTCCCAGTGGGGATGGGATGCCGGTCCCAGTGGGGATGGGATCCCGTTCCGACCCACTGGCGCTGGGCCGGGCGGGTGCGGCGGCTCCAAGCAGAGCCATGGGCTCGGGGAGTACGGGGGCTGCAGGTGCCTCCCCCAAAACCCGGCCCGGCCCCAGAAAGCGGTACGGGCATTTCATTGCCCCGGTACCTTCGGGGCGAGCTGGGCCCCCGGCCCGGGGCTGTGGAGGGAAGCGGCGGCGAAGGGCTGTGGAACCCGGGTGGGAACCGGGGATGCGGCTCCGGGATACCGGTGGAGAGGGCTTTGAAATCttaattttgggattttaagaaaaattattttcgttgctttttattcttttcctctccGTGTGGTGCCCGGCCCCTGCCCGGGGCTCGGTGGCAccgcgggggctgcgggacccCAATGCGGGACCCCAATGCGGGCAGAGcccggggagcggggccggggcgagGAGGGGCGGGGCCAAGGGCGGGACCCCGTCATTCATAACCAGCGGGAGGCGGGGCCTGGTCTGTGTGGGCGGGGGCTGGAGCGCTGGGGGCGGGGCAGGAGCCATTCAAGGCCGtgagggggcggggcctgccCGGCTGGGGGCGGGGCCTCGGCTGCCGCGGCGGGCGCACGTGtcggcgcggggcggggcggcgggggcggcgggcgcgcgCACTGCGCCGGCGGGAGCGcgcgcggcgcggggcgggtCCGGGCGCGGCGctgagcggcggcggcggcggcggcggcggagcaGCGAGAGCGgggccggccgggccgggccgcgccggggccggggccggggccggggccggggcgggcggcgggggccCGCCGGGCGGCCGGCGCCATGGGCACGGTGCTGTCGCTGTCGCCGAGCTACCGGAAGGCCCCGCTGTTCGAGGAGGGGGCGGCCACGGTGGGGCACTACACGGCGGTGCAGAACAGCAAGAACGCGAAGGAGAAGGGCCTGAAGCGGCACTCGCTGATCTCGGTGCTGCCTTGGAAGCGCATCGCCGCCGTCTCCGCCAAGAAGAAGAGCTCCAAGAAGGTGCAGCCCAACGGCGGCTACCAGAGCAACGTGACCCACCTCAACAACGAGAACCTGAAGAAGTCGCTCTCCTGCGCCAACCTCGCCACCTTcgcccccccgccgccccccgccgccgccgccgccgccctcgCCTCGGCGCAGAAGGCGCCcccggccgcgcccgccgccgccgccgccaccccGCGCCGGGTCGTGGTGCAGGCGTCCACCAGCGAGCTGCTGCGCTGCCTCGGCGAGTTCCTGTGCCGCCGCTGCTACCGCCTGAAGCACCTCTCGCCCACCGACCCCGTGCTCTGGCTGCGCTCCGTGGACCGctcgctgctgctgcagggctggcaggaccAGGGCTTCATCACGCCGGCCAACGTGGTCTTCCTCTACATGCTGTGCCGGGACGTCATCTCGGCCGAGGTGGCCAGCGACCACGaactgcaggcagtgctgctcacctgcctgTACCTCTCCTACTCCTACATGGGCAACGAGATCTCCTACCCGCTGAAGCCCTTCCTGGTGGAGAGCTGTAAGGAGGCCTTCTGGGACCGCTGCCTCTCCATCATCGACCTCATGAGCCCCAAGATGCTGCAGGTCAACGCCGACCCGCACTACTTCACCCAGGTCTTCGCCGACCTCAAGAAGGAGAGCGGCTCCGAGGAGAAGGGCCGGCTGCTCATCGGCCTCGACCGGTGagcgcccgccgccccccgcgcccgcccggAGCCGCTTCCCGGGGATTCGCCCggcgggggggacacggggggctCGGCCGGCTCCGGAGCGGAGCGCAGAGCGCCGCTTCCCTCCCGCGCCGCCGCTTTCCagccgccgccccctccccgcgcTGCGGGCCCGGGGATGCTGCGGCTCCGCCACCGGATTGATCCCAGCAATTCATGGATGGGGGGACAAGGATCCCCCCAGCCGATATCCcccgggagcggagcggggctcCGCGGGGCCGGTCACCGCATCACCGAGACAGAGCCCaggtaggggaaaaaaaataataaaaaaaggaaaaaaaaaatcctgtaaagGCTCCAGCGGAGGCGGCTGAACCGGCCCGCTCGGGACTCACCGGCTGTACCGGGACAGAGACGCGGGCACGGCCCGGGGACCCCCcaccctccccttcctccctcatCCCCCCCCcctcctttatttattttctttgaagagaCTCGAATTCCCGAGCGGGTCCGGGTGACGGGAATCACCACTACTGTTCATGAGATCAATGTGAAATGTCTTGTTCCCATCGTGCACTGATCATGAGTATTGTGTAAAGGATCTACTTGAGTGTGCAAGCAAGGGGAGCCGCCACATGCTGCTATATGAATTCTTCTAGAACAAACCCAACGAACTGCAAACCTGCgggggggaaagagaaaaaaacccttctttCTTCTGTCATTGTTGCTTTTCCAGTGGTATTGCGCATGCAAACAGGAGCATTTTGTGTCttcgggaaaaaaaaaaaaaaggaaaaaacgcataaaaaaataataatcaaaagaaaaaccttAACGAGAGATGGCTGTAAAATTACACCCATGCACAAAGACCCGC belongs to Oenanthe melanoleuca isolate GR-GAL-2019-014 chromosome 27, OMel1.0, whole genome shotgun sequence and includes:
- the CDK5R1 gene encoding cyclin-dependent kinase 5 activator 1, with amino-acid sequence MGTVLSLSPSYRKAPLFEEGAATVGHYTAVQNSKNAKEKGLKRHSLISVLPWKRIAAVSAKKKSSKKVQPNGGYQSNVTHLNNENLKKSLSCANLATFAPPPPPAAAAAALASAQKAPPAAPAAAAATPRRVVVQASTSELLRCLGEFLCRRCYRLKHLSPTDPVLWLRSVDRSLLLQGWQDQGFITPANVVFLYMLCRDVISAEVASDHELQAVLLTCLYLSYSYMGNEISYPLKPFLVESCKEAFWDRCLSIIDLMSPKMLQVNADPHYFTQVFADLKKESGSEEKGRLLIGLDR